DNA sequence from the Rubrivirga sp. SAORIC476 genome:
ACGCCGAAGTAGGCCGTCGCCGCCCCCGGTGCCAGCACGAGCACGTCGTACGGGATCGTCCCCCCGTCGGCCAGCGCCAGCGTCCGCGCCTCGAAGTCGGCACCGACGACCGTGCCCATCCGGACTTCGGTGTTCGCCTGGGAGCGGACGATGTGGCGGATCGGCTGCGTGATGTCGTTCACGTCCAGCCCCGCCGTCGCGACCTGGTACAGCAGCGGCTGGAACGTGTGGAAGTTGTTCTGATCCACCAGGAGCACGTCTACGGCCGCGCTCTCCAGCGCGAGCACGCATTCCAGCCCGCCGTGCCCTGAGCCGACGACGACCACGCGAGGGCGGACTCCGGGTGCGAGATCGAGCGCGGCGCGAGGCATGGCATCAGCGGGGAGGGGCGCCGCCTACGCTCCGCGCACGCACCGGGTTGATCGGAGTGCGTGAAGCCTGAGGGGACCTCCCGTCAGAAGCCCTGTGGGTTGGTCAGCAAGACGCGCCATGCCCCCGCCACGTCTCGACGCACCGTGACGGCCGTCACCGCCGAGGTGCCACCATCGAGGCCGTCCGGGGCGCGCAGCAGCACGTGTGTTACTGGCCCATCGGCGAGTTCGCCGACCACCGACACCGGCGGACCGGGCGGCCCCCACACTCCCAGCACGTCGAGGCCGGCGAGGTAGAGCGCCGCCAGGTCGCGGTCGGATAGTCGACCGAGGTCTGCGGGCGCAGTCCCCGTCAGCACCGACGCGAACGCGAACGCCCCTTCCTGCAGGCCGTCGCGGACGATCACCGTCGGTCCGTCGAGGCGGAGCAGGCCGATTGCATCCTCCCGGAGCGCGGCCTGGGCGTCGGGGTGGAGCCGGTCGGCAGCGCGGCCCCACGCCTGCCCGTCAATGGCTTCCACGAACGCCCGTGCGGCCACCGACGGACCATCCGAGGCGGACAGAGGCGTGCGGTCCAGCGGCTCGTCGGTGGGAGTCGGGCGCTCCCAGGGGGCGAGGGGCTCGTCGGCGGGCGTAGCGGGGGGCGCCTGAGAGACGCTCCGCCCCCACGGGCGAGGCGGGGAGTGCGTCACCGGCCGGGCCGGCTCTGAAGGCGGGAGACTCGGCACGACCGCTTCGTCCCCCCGTAGCGACGCCGCCAGCGCCTCCGCGTCGGCCTGGGAGAACCCGGGGAGCGTCACCAATCCGTTCGGCACCGTGGACGCGATGCGCGGCATCGCCAGCACGCGCCCGCCATGCGTCACCGCGACGACGGAGCCCGCCTTCGCCGTCGTCACCCGCGCCAGATCGGCGGCGGGGCCGCTTTCCAGCCAGACCGTGACTGCAAACGTGCCATCGGCATCCTCCTCCAGCCCGACGGTCGCGATGGCGGTCAGCGGCAGGTCGAGCAGGACCTCCTGTAGCGTCTCGCTGCCGTCAGCCACCGCGTGGAGCTTTAGCCCCTCCTGGGCGCAGACGGACGACGCGAACAGCAAGGCGAGGCAGGCGACGGAAACGAGGCGCATGGATCCAGGGGAGACGGTCCTCCAACGGACGGGGCGTCTGGATCGCACGTCACTCGGCGTCGTCGCCCTCGATGGGCTCGTGGCCGTGGTGGTCGCCGTGCGCCTTCACGTAGCGGCGGTTGTACTCGCGCTCGTACTCCATGTCCACGTCCTTGCTCTGCTGGACGCGGTCGAAGGCCGGGTTCGACGGGTCGAGGCGGACGTCGTCCTCGGTGGGCTCGTTGAAGAGCCGCATCGCCTGCGGGGCCTCGTCGCCGGACACCTCGGGATCGCGGTCGTCGATGGGGTCGGGGCCGTCGATGGGGGTCGAGTCGGGGTCGGTGCTCATGGGTCCGGGGGTCTGGCTTGTTCCAATGCCCGGCCTCCGAAAACGTTCACCCGGCTCAGCCGAACCAGCGGACAGCGTCGTTGAAGATGACGAACACCATCAGCGCCAGGATCAGCGCGACGCCGAGCTGCTGCACCACCAGCCGCACCTTGAGCGACGGCTCGCGGCGGACGACGGCCTCGTAGGCGAGGAACACCAGGTGCCCGCCGTCGAGGGCCGGGATGGGCAAAATGTTGAACACTGCGAGCGCGATCGACAGGTAGGCCACGAACTCCCAGAACACGCGCAGCCCGCGGTCGGCGGCCTCCTTGGACTGCTTCGCGATCATGAGCGGCCCGCCGACGTTGTCGCGGACGCTCTCGCGGCCGGTCACCAGCTTGCCGATGAAGCCGAAGGTCGCCGTCACGTTGCCCACTGTGCGGTCGACGCCCGAGGCCAGCGCGGCGCCGAGGCCGAGGGTCTCGGTGCGCTGCCCGATGGCCGTCGCGTCCAGCAGAACGCCCAGCTGGTAGGTCTCGCCCGACGCGCGGGGGGCGATCTCGGCTGCGTAAACGTTGGCGGCGCCCCGGCGCTCGACGAGCCGGGCGGGCGGGCGGGCCGCGCCGAGGGAGTCGGGACGTGCCCAGACGACCTCGACGGGCTGGCCGCCGCTGGTCTGCACCTGCTCGGTGAGGCGGTCCCAGGACACCGTCGGCTGCCCGCCGATGGACAGGATGCGGTCTCCGGCCTGGAGCCCCGCCTCGTCGGCAGCCGACCCGGCCGAGACGGATGCCAGCACGGGCGGGAGCCGCAGCGAGATGCCGAAGACGGACTCCAGCGAGGCGTCGTCGCCCGCCCGCTCCACCTCGGTCGACAGGCGCGACAGCTGCGATGCGAGGCCCTCGGGACCCGTCAGCACGGCCTCGCCGTCGGCGCGGAGCACGGTCAGTTCGAAGGGGTCGCCCGCGAGCGACTCCGGCGTGAACACCTCCTCGAAGCGCTCGATGCGCTCGCCGTTGACGGCCACGACCCGGTCGCCCGACTGGAGCCCCATCTCGGCCGCCACCGAGCCCTCCGCGATCTCCAGCGGCACGTTCTCGGCGGGCGTGTAGGAGCGGCCGTAGGCCAGCGCCAGCGCCGCGAACAGGATGACGGCGAAGACGAGGTTGAAGATGACCCCCGCCGAGATCACGATGCTGCGCTGCCAGACCGGCTTCGACCGGAACTCGTCCGGCTCCGGGTCGCTTTCGAGCCCCTCCGCGTCCATGCTCTCGTCCACCATGCCCGCGATCTTGACGTAGCCGCCGAGCGGGATCGCGCCCAGCCGGTACTCCGTCTGGCCCACCTTCTTGTAGAGGAGGTTCGGCGGGAAGCCGAGCGAGAACGCGTCCACGCGCATCCCGAACAGGCGCGCGGCCAGGAAGTGGCCCAGCTCGTGGACGAACACGAGCACGCCGAGCGCGAGCGCGACCCACAGGAAGTAGGACAGCGAGTTGAAAATGGCCTCCATCAGGTACGGGGGACGGCCGGGCCGTCAGACAGTGTAGGGAGCGCGGGCCTCAGAGGCCGCGCGGCGGGCGTCCCGGTCAACGGCGAGCAGGTCGTCGAGCGTGCCCGCGGGGCGGGCCACCGCGAGACCGGCCTCGACGAGGCGGGGGACGTCGGGAAAGCGGATCGAGCCGTCGAGGAAGCGGGCGACCGCGACCTCGTTGGCAGCATTCAGTGCAGCCGGGGACGAGCCGTCCGCACGCAACGCGGCGTAGGCCAGGCCCAGGCAGGGGAATCGGTCGGTGTCGGCCGCCTCGAACGTGAGGGGACCGGTGCGGGTCCAGTCGAGGCGCGGATGGTCGGCGGGCCAACGGTCCGGGAACGAGAGCGCGACCTGGATGGGCACCCGCATGTCGGGCGGCCCCACCTGCGCCTTCGACGAGCCATCCACGAACTCGACCACCGAGTGGATGATCGATTCGGGGTGGACGACCACGTCGATCCGGTCCGCCGGGATGTCGAACAGCCAGTGCGCCTCGATGACTTCGAGCCCCTTGTTCATCATCGTCGCCGAGTCGACGGAGATCTTCGCCCCCATCGACCAGTTGGGGTGGGCGACGGCCTCGGCGGGGGTGATGGCGCCGAAGGTGGACGCCGGGCGCTCGCGGAACGGGCCGCCCGAGGCGGTCAGGACGAGACGGTCGACACAGCCCTCCGGCTCGCCGACGAGGCACTGAAACAGCGCCGAGTGCTCGGAGTCGACCGGGATCACGACCGCGCCGGACCGCGCCGCGGCGTCGCGGACGAGCGCGCCCGCCACCACGAGCGACTCCTTGTTGGCCAGCGCGATGGTCTTGCCCGACTCGGCGGCTGCGAGCGTCGGCCGGAGCCCCGCGGCGCCCACGATGGCGGCGACGACGATCTCGGCACCCGAGTCCTCGGCGAGGGCGCGGACGGCCTCCGCCCCTGCGGCCACGTCGATCCCAGTGCCAGCGAGCGCGCCGCGGAGGGACGCGTAGGCGCTCTCGTCCGCGATCACGACCCGTTCCGGGCGGACGGCCCGGGCCTGCTCGGCCAGCGTCTCCCAGCGCGTGCCCGCGGCCAGCGACACGACGCGCAGCCGGTCCGGGAAGCGCGCGGCCACCTCCAGCGTCTGGACGCCGATGGAGCCCGTCGAGCCGAGGACGGCGACGCCGCGAGGGTCGGCGCCGGGGCGCGGCGCGGGCGGGCGAAGGTCGGGGAGCATAGAGCGGCGCCGCACGAACGGCGCGTCCGGGGCGTTGACGGCGGGCGCCCAAGATAGCGGTGCCCACGCCGGGCCTCCCTACCTTGCCGACCCGCCCCCGCCCGTCCGTGCTGACTCCGTCGACCTCCCGGCTCCGATTCGCTCTCCTGGCCGCGTCGCTCGGGGTGACCACGTGGACGAGCCCGGCCGCCTCGGCGCAGGTCCCGATCCCCCGCCCGCGCCCGATCGTGGACGCCGCCCCGACGGGCTCGCAGGCCTACGCGCTCGCGGCGACGCTCCTCGCCAACGGCCGCGTCGACGAGGCGACGGCGCTCCTGGAGGACCTGCTCGCCCAGAGCCCCGCCGACGTGGCCGTCCTGATCAAGCTGGAAGAGGCCTACGTCGCCGCCCGCCGCTTCGACGACGTGGTCGCCCTGGTGGAGCGCCGCATCGAGCGGGAAGGCCCGTCGCCGGCCTTGCTCGCCTCTCGCGGCACGGCCCTCTACCGCGCCGACCGCACCGAGGAGGCCGACCGTGCCTTCGCCGAGGCCGTAGACCTCGCGCCGGACGACGCGCAGACCTACCGCCTCGTGGTCAACGAACTGGGCACGCTTCGGCTCTTCGACCGGGCGGCGGCCATCCTGCAGCAGGGCCGCGACCGCCTCGGCGATGCCATCGCGTCGGTCGAGCTGGCGCACGTCTACGGCCTCGCGCTCGACTACCCCCGCGCGGTCGCGCTGTACCTGGAGGCGCTCGCTGGCGACCCGGCGCTCCGCCCCGTCGTCCAGGCCCGGCTGACGCGGATGGTCACCGGGCAGGGCGCTCCCGAAGCGTTCGCGACGGCCTTCGCGCGAGCCGCCGCGCTCGACCCGTTGGACCGGAGCGTCCGGGAGTTGCAGGCGTGGCTGGCGCTGGAACAGGGCGAGTACGACGTGGCGCTCGACGCCGTCCGGGCGCTGGACCGGCTGGAGCAGGACGAGGGGGAGTCGCTGGTGATCTTCGCCGCTCAGGCCGCCGCCGCGGGCGCTCCCGAGGCCGCCGCCCGCGCCCTCGACGAGGTACTGGACCGGCACCCCGACCGCCCCGCAGCGCGGACTGCGCTGTTCGCGCGCGCGCGCCTCTGGGACGAACAGGCCCGCGACGACCGCGAACGCGCCGACCTCGGCCCCACACCCGCGGCGGACTCGGCGAAGGCTGCCTACACGGCCTACCTCAACCGCTACCCCATCAGCGACCAGCGCCCGCGCACGGCGCTCCTCCTCGCCGACCTGCTGCGCGATGTCTATCGGGACTTCGATGGGTCGGAGGCCCGGCTCACCGAGGCCGCTGCGGGGCGCGACGTCGGCATCGCCAACCGCGCCCGGCTGATGCTGGGGGAAGTCGCCCTTCGCCGCGGCGACCTCGACACGGCCCGCCAGCGCTTCGCGGACGTGGACGAGTCCGTGCGAATCGGCCCGCTCGCGGAGCAGGCGCGCTACGAGCTGGCGCTGATCGACTTCTACGAGGGCTTTATGTACTCCGCCCTCGCCCGCGCCGAGGCCCTCGACGAGGACACGGCCGCCGAGGCCGCCAATGACGCCATCGCCCTCCGCGTGACGCTCAACGATGC
Encoded proteins:
- the rseP gene encoding RIP metalloprotease RseP, whose protein sequence is MEAIFNSLSYFLWVALALGVLVFVHELGHFLAARLFGMRVDAFSLGFPPNLLYKKVGQTEYRLGAIPLGGYVKIAGMVDESMDAEGLESDPEPDEFRSKPVWQRSIVISAGVIFNLVFAVILFAALALAYGRSYTPAENVPLEIAEGSVAAEMGLQSGDRVVAVNGERIERFEEVFTPESLAGDPFELTVLRADGEAVLTGPEGLASQLSRLSTEVERAGDDASLESVFGISLRLPPVLASVSAGSAADEAGLQAGDRILSIGGQPTVSWDRLTEQVQTSGGQPVEVVWARPDSLGAARPPARLVERRGAANVYAAEIAPRASGETYQLGVLLDATAIGQRTETLGLGAALASGVDRTVGNVTATFGFIGKLVTGRESVRDNVGGPLMIAKQSKEAADRGLRVFWEFVAYLSIALAVFNILPIPALDGGHLVFLAYEAVVRREPSLKVRLVVQQLGVALILALMVFVIFNDAVRWFG
- a CDS encoding 1-deoxy-D-xylulose-5-phosphate reductoisomerase yields the protein MLPDLRPPAPRPGADPRGVAVLGSTGSIGVQTLEVAARFPDRLRVVSLAAGTRWETLAEQARAVRPERVVIADESAYASLRGALAGTGIDVAAGAEAVRALAEDSGAEIVVAAIVGAAGLRPTLAAAESGKTIALANKESLVVAGALVRDAAARSGAVVIPVDSEHSALFQCLVGEPEGCVDRLVLTASGGPFRERPASTFGAITPAEAVAHPNWSMGAKISVDSATMMNKGLEVIEAHWLFDIPADRIDVVVHPESIIHSVVEFVDGSSKAQVGPPDMRVPIQVALSFPDRWPADHPRLDWTRTGPLTFEAADTDRFPCLGLAYAALRADGSSPAALNAANEVAVARFLDGSIRFPDVPRLVEAGLAVARPAGTLDDLLAVDRDARRAASEARAPYTV
- a CDS encoding tetratricopeptide repeat protein gives rise to the protein MLTPSTSRLRFALLAASLGVTTWTSPAASAQVPIPRPRPIVDAAPTGSQAYALAATLLANGRVDEATALLEDLLAQSPADVAVLIKLEEAYVAARRFDDVVALVERRIEREGPSPALLASRGTALYRADRTEEADRAFAEAVDLAPDDAQTYRLVVNELGTLRLFDRAAAILQQGRDRLGDAIASVELAHVYGLALDYPRAVALYLEALAGDPALRPVVQARLTRMVTGQGAPEAFATAFARAAALDPLDRSVRELQAWLALEQGEYDVALDAVRALDRLEQDEGESLVIFAAQAAAAGAPEAAARALDEVLDRHPDRPAARTALFARARLWDEQARDDRERADLGPTPAADSAKAAYTAYLNRYPISDQRPRTALLLADLLRDVYRDFDGSEARLTEAAAGRDVGIANRARLMLGEVALRRGDLDTARQRFADVDESVRIGPLAEQARYELALIDFYEGFMYSALARAEALDEDTAAEAANDAIALRVTLNDALDPDVLPGPDVDLSADPLYVYGRAALRHRRGLSAEALATLDSLDADLPPAHALADESLYLRASVLLERGEPAEAVAVLDALLSQQPMSFFLDRALRLQARTYEGELSDPATAAERYDRLLERFPGSPLAPEAREALRRLRATLGAS